A window of candidate division WOR-3 bacterium genomic DNA:
GTAATTTAGAGATTCCAGTCTACAGAAAATATTGGTATGTCACCGAAGAAGCTCCTTCATTCAATCCCGCATGGGCTAAACAAAGTAATGTATTTATAGGAAGTGGAGCAATACTATGAAAAAGAATGTAGCAAATCAGGTCGTTTCAGCACATTTAATAAATAAAACAGATGGTTCTGATGTAACATCAGGCACAACTACAGTTTATGTAACAATTGATGGAGGAACACAGGGAACTGGTTCTGGAACTGTAACACATAAAGGCAATGGTGAGTGGGTTTATCAACCAACCCAATCTGAAACTAACGGAGACCATATTATTTTTACTTTTGTCAATTCAAATGCAATATCTGTGGGTGTTCAGGTATATACTGACTATCCACAGACTGGCGATGCTTATGCTATAGTCAGCAATGCTACCTATGGCAACTCTGCCTTAAATGACGATGTTGATACTTTACTGAGTCGTTTGACTTCTACAAGAGCTGGTTATCTTGATAATTTACCCAATTTAGATACAAGTATCAGTTCAAGAGCACCAGCATCAACGGCTCTTTCTAATACAGTTTGGACAGATACTAAGGCAGGTTATCTTGATGCCTCAATATCCTCGCGTTCCACTTTAACTGCTCAGCAAGTTTGGGAATATACAACAAGGACTTTAACCAGTTTCGGCTCATTGGTCTCTGATATCTTTGATTATGCCGTGGAAGGTAGTTTGAAGTTGGTTCATGTCTTGAGGATAATGCTTTCGGCATTGGCTCTCAAGAGCAGTGGTGGGGGAACGAATACGATTTATTTTAGAAATGTAGCTGACGATAAAAATAGAATCTCTGCTACAGTTGATGGAAATGGGAATAGAACCTCTGTTACATTGGATGGCACATAATGAATAATGGATATTGGAATAAAAATTATTGGCCTAAAAATTATTGGCAAGATAATTATTGGCCAATTTATGTAATAGAATTAGAATTAGAGATTCAAGAGCTATTGCATCAACATGGGATAGAGGTTCCATCATTAACCCAGCAACATTATCTTGAATTGCAAGAATTGATAAATGGTCATGGATTAGAGGCTTTAAATTTAATTCAACAACATTATTTAACGGTTAACGAGCTTGCACATGATGTTTTATTTGACCACATTGAATTAATAACGGGCATAGCTTTAGAAATTCAAAAATTAATACATAGTCACGCACTCGATTCCCTCAACCTTTCTCAGCTTCATCAATTAATAGCCCAGGATTTGCTTCATGACCATACACTCGATTCCATTAATCTCTCTCAACTTTTTCAATTGGTCATACAAGATTTAAATCATAATCATTCTTTAGATTCTGTTATTCTTTCTACGGCCATTCAATTAATAATCCAGAATTTAATTCATACTCACAATTTAGATTCAGTCAATCTTTCCCAAATTGCTCAATTAATTGTCCAAGATATTCTTCATAATCATTCAATTGATTCAATCAATCTCTCTCAGCTTCATCAATTAATCCTTCAAAGTTTAATTCACCTTCATCTTCTTGACAGCACGGCCTTCAGCACATTGGGGGAAGTTATTAATACTTCAGCCTCTTCTATTCTAAAAAGATATAGCAAGAGAAGTTCAAGCAATATTTATGAGATTAAGGGGTGTATGATATGGAGAAATGTCTAAGATGTAATGGCGAGGGCATTGATCCTGAATTTTCAGGGGAATGCAGAGTATGTAAGGGATCGGGCGAAAAACAGCCCGATATAGTATTAGAAGTAAAAAAAATAATCCATTTTTTTGATTTTAATTTAGGAGGTAAAGAAAATGGCAAAATGGATACATGATGATGTTCTGGATGCTGCACTCAACTATATCAAGAATAATGCGACTCGGATTTCAGTCTGTTCTCAGCAGCCCGCAAATTACACAGAGGCCACATCAACTTATATGCTGGCAATAAAGACCATTTCAAGTTCTGATTTTACAGGACCCACCAATGGAGATACAAGCGGAAGGAAAATCACTTCAAACCAGCACACGGGGGTTAATATTACCAATAGCGGGACGGCAACTCATGTGGCTATTTCTGACTCAACAAATTCTAAATTATTGCTGGTTACGACTTGTACCTCTCAGCAACTTTATGCGGGGAATACTGTGACCATACCAGCCTTCGATGATGAGATCGCAGATCCAACTTAAGGAGTTAGGATATGACAAGAGAATATATTTATCTCGGCCATGATAATATATTCAGTCTAATTTTGTATCTAAACAATGAACCGGCTGATCTTTCGGGCGTGACCAAGATGACAATTACCATCGGGGATATAACAATAGCTTCAAATAATTCAGATACTGATCCAATCCGTTGGGGAAAAACCGGTTATAGCACGGGGGAGGTGAGATTTTTCCTCGGGACTCAGAATTTATCCCCGGGAGAATATGAGGCCCCCCTTGTGGTTTATGATTCTGCTTATGTCAATGGGATTGTTTGGAGTTATGTTCCCCTAACTGTAGTGGCCGAGGTAGAGAAAGAATAGGAGCAAAGAAATGCCATTAAATATGAATGCTCTTACAACGGTTGCGAATTTAAAGAGGTATCTTGATATTGAGGATAATTCCCATGATTCACTGCTCGAAGAACTGATTAACCGGGCAACTTTGGTTATTGAATCTTTATGCAATAGGAAATTTAAAAATCTAAATTCAAATGGTGAACTTCAGACGGTTACTGAATACCACGATGGAGGAACTTCAAGCATCAGACTCAAATATTATCCAGTTTCTGAAATTGTAGCCGTATATGAGGATCCGGGTAGAGAATTTGGTGCGGATACACTTCTTGATTCGAGTGAATATACGGTTGATGAAGAAAGCGGGATTTTAAAATTTGATGCGGGAAATTTTATTAGAGGAAATAAAACCATAAAAGTTGTGTATAAGGGCGGCTATACAACTTCCCCCTATGATCTGGAACAGGTATGCATAGAGCT
This region includes:
- a CDS encoding head-tail connector protein, giving the protein MPLNMNALTTVANLKRYLDIEDNSHDSLLEELINRATLVIESLCNRKFKNLNSNGELQTVTEYHDGGTSSIRLKYYPVSEIVAVYEDPGREFGADTLLDSSEYTVDEESGILKFDAGNFIRGNKTIKVVYKGGYTTSPYDLEQVCIELAGILFKSTDTLGTSSKSFADGSAAFYENRLSLISREVIERYRRIDH